Proteins encoded in a region of the Populus nigra chromosome 3, ddPopNigr1.1, whole genome shotgun sequence genome:
- the LOC133689974 gene encoding serine/threonine-protein phosphatase PP1-like — protein MLVDKRREKGRKEERAGMNGLEGLILRLLEARSDRGKRIQLTEPEIRQLCVTAKQVFLAQPVLLELEAPINICGDIHGQYPDLLRLFEYGGFPPDSNYLFLGDYVDRGKQSIETICLLLAYKIKFPDNFFLLRGNHECASINRIYGFYDECKRRFSVRLWKIFTDCFNCLPVAAVVDDKILCMHGGLSPEMDNLDQIRAIERPADVPDQGILCDLLWADPDRNIKGWGDNDRGVSYTFGADKVAEFLKKHDLDLICRAHQVVEDGYEFFADRQLVTIFSAPNYCGEFNNAGAFMWVDASLLCSFQILKPWRGREGHPE, from the exons ATGTTAGTTGATAAAAGGAGGGAGAAGGGAAGGAAGGAAGAAAGGGCTGGAATGAATGGACTGGAAGGGCTTATACTCAGGCTGTTGGAAGCAAGGAGTGATAGAGGGAAACGCATCCAGCTGACTGAACCTGAAATCCGCCAACTTTGTGTCACCGCCAAGCAAGTCTTTCTTGCACAACCTGTTCTTCTTGAATTGGAAGCTCCCATCAATATCTGTG GTGATATACATGGCCAATATCCAGATCTCTTGCGATTGTTTGAGTACGGTGGGTTTCCACCAGATTCCAATTATCTATTTCTTGGAGACTACGTAGATAGAGGAAAACAAAGTATAGAGACTATATGCCTTCTCCTTGCCTACAAGATCAAGTTCCCAGACAACTTTTTCCTTCTTCGAGGGAACCATGAATGTGCTTCTATCAACAGAATATATGGATTTTATGATGAGTGCAAGCGTCGTTTCAGTGTCCGTCTATGGAAGATTTTCACAGACTGCTTCAATTGTTTACCGGTGGCTGCAGTTGTCGATGACAAAATCCTATGCATGCATGGTGGACTCTCACCAGAAATGGATAACTTGGATCAGATCAGAGCTATAGAAAGGCCAGCAGATGTGCCGGACCAGGGTATTCTGTGTGACCTCCTTTGGGCAGATCCTGATAGAAACATCAAGGGCTGGGGTGATAATGATAGGGGTGTCTCCTACACCTTTGGAGCCGATAAGGTCGCTGAGTTCTTAAAGAAACATGACCTCGATCTCATATGCCGAGCCCACCAG GTTGTTGAGGATGGCTATGAATTCTTCGCAGACAGACAGCTGGTTACCATATTCTCAGCACCGAACTACTGTGGAGAGTTCAACAATGCAGGTGCATTTATGTGGGTTGATGCGAGTTTGCTCTGCTCATTTCAGATTCTGAAGCCATGGAGAGGTAGAGAAGGGCATCCTGAATAG